The Polyangium mundeleinium genome contains the following window.
CGTCCCGGCGCGGCGCAAGTTCCTGCGCGCCGTGAGCACGGAGAGCGCGCACGTCACCGAGGTCGTCGAGGCTGCGGCGCTCTGCCGGCCCGACGTCACGCTCGTCCTCGCGCGGGACGGACGTGTCGCGCGCGAGTGGCTGCGCACGCAGAGCCGCGAAGAGCGCGCGCTCGACGTCTTCGACGACGAGCCCCTCGCCGCGTGCCGAGGCGAGCGCGGCCCGCTCGCGGTCGAAGCCTTCCTCTCGCGGCCCGAGCGAGCGCGCGCGGGCGCGACGCGGCTCCTGTTTTTCGTGAATGGCCGTCCCGTCAAGGACCGCACGCTCGCGCGCATGGTCGCCAATGCCTATGGCAGCGTGCTCGAACCGGGCCGTTATCCGGTCGGCGTCGTCCACGTCGACCTGCCGCCCGAGCTCGTCGACGTGAACGTGCACCCGCAGAAGGCGGAAGTCCGATTCGCCGACGGCCGCGCGATCCAGGACGCGCTCTACAAGATCATCGCCGCGCCTTTGGCCCGCGCCTTTGGTTTGCCCGCGCCCGGCGCCTCGCCGTGGGCGCATTACCACAAGAATCGCGCCGAAGAGCGCAGCCTCCCGCCCGAGCCCGCCACGCCCCCGCCGCCGGCGACGGCATTTTTGCCAGGTCTCTTCGGCAAGGGCCCCGCATCTGCCCCTGCCGATTCCTCCGGCCCTGCTCCCTTCGGCCAGCGAAAACCAAAGCCGGTGGACGAGGCCAGGCCGCCGCACACGACCTGGAATGGCTCGGGGGAGCTGCCGCCGCTGGATCCTCGGAATGACCCTTCAGGACAAACCATTCCTTCCGCGCCCGAGCCGGACCCGTGGGGGCTCGCCGCGGATATACCTCCGCCGCTTCCGCCTCTGCCGGTTCCGACCCCGACGCCGCCGCCGATCGCCGCCCCTCCCCGCCCGATGCCGTATCCGACGGCCGACGAGCGCACGCAGACGGCCGAGCGACCGGGCGCGTTCGGCTCGCTCTCGTTCGTCGCGCAGGTCCGCCGCACGTTCCTCGTTTGCGAGGGGCAAGACGGTCTCTTCGTGCTCGACCAGCACGCGGCGGCCGAGCGCGTCACCTTCGAACGCCTGCGCCGCTCTTACGAAACACGCGCCGTCGCCTCGCAACGGCTGCTGATCCCCGAAATGGTCACGGTCACGGCCGAAGAGGCGGCGATCATCGAGGAAGCGCAGGACGCGATCAGCCGCACGGGCCTCGACGTCTCGCTGCGGGGCGTGCGCGACGCGGCGATCACGGCCGTCCCGCAGATCCTCGCCGCTCGCGCCACGCCCGCCGTCCTCTTGCGCGACCTGCTCTCGGAGCTCTCGCGCGTCGGTGAGCGCGCGTTCTCCGGCGCGGTCGACCTCGCCCTCGCCACGATGGCCTGCCACGGCTCGATCCGGGCCGGCGACGCCGTCTCCAAGGAAGAAGCCGAGGCGCTCTTCCGCGCGCTCGACGAGGTCGATTTCGCCGGCCATTGCCCGCACGGCCGGCCCGTCGTGATGCGGATCCGGTGGGCCGAGCTCGAGCAGAAGGTCGGGCGGCGCTGAACGTCCCCCTCGGCAGAAGGGGCCGCGGACACGCGCGAACGAAGATCCAAGCACTTCCGCGCATTTAGCGCCTGCACGCATTTTTTCTGTTGTCCCCGACCGGTGGCCGTCGCCCATGGAGGGGAGGGCAACCGATGACACACGTGTTCGCTGCAGGACGGGTCCACGGGTGGGAGGCGGTGGACGACGCGCCTCGGAAGCTCGGCCCGGACGAACGCGCCCAGGAGGCGCTTTCGTGCGGGGATCGCCGCGGCGCGCTCGTCATCCTCATGCAGGACTATGGCGCCGCCATTCACCGGTATTGCCACAAGGTGCTCCGGAGCCGCCCCCTCGCGGACGACGTGCACCAGCTCGTCTTCATCCAGGCTTTCGAGGACCTCGGCACGTTCTCCGGCTCGAACGGATTCCGGCCGTGGCTGTATGCCATCGCGAACCATCGATGCCTCGACGCCTTGAAGGCGAACCGCAGGTGGTTCTCGCGCTTCGTCTTCGGCGAGGAGCCGCCCGAAGAAATGGACGCGGCGCCGTCGGCCGAGACCCAGGTGGCCGCGCGCGACCTGCCCGAGGCCCTCGAAGCGTGCCTCGGCAAGCTCAAGCCACACGTGCGAATCGCCGTCGTGCTCCGGTATCAGGAGGGGTTTTCGTACGAGGAGATGTCGCGCATCTGCCGCGAGAGACCCGCCACGCTCCAGGCGCGTGTCGCGCGCGCCATGCCCTTGCTCCGTCAATGCCTCGAAAACAAAGGGGTCGATCCCCGATGAACACCATGGCCATGTGCGACCGCTTCGAGCGTGATGGAATCCTCCAGATCGAGCGGGGACAGCCCCTCGACCCGCATTTCGCCGATTGTGTCGCCTGCGCGACCGCGCAGCGCAAATACGAGCGTATCCTCGCGGCGCTGCCCCACGCCGAGCCCGAGGTGCAGCCGCCGATCGGGTGGCAGGCGCGCGTGCTCCGCGTGAGCGATACGAATGCGCAGCCTGCCCCGCAAAAGGCGCCCGCGTCGCGCCCCCTCGCGCCGGAGATCGCCTTTTCCTTTGGCGTCGCCGCGCTGCTCCTTGCAGGTGGCCTTGGGGTGGGCAGCCGCGACGTGGCCGTGGACGTGACGGGCGAGCCTGTCGTCGAGCCGAGGGTCACGGTCCTCGAAAACGAGCCGGACACCGTTTTGCCCACGCCCGAGCCCCGCGCGCTCGCCGTGCCGACCGGGGACGGTAGCGAAAACGCGGAACCCCCGCGCGCCCCGAGGCCCGTCGCGCCCGCGCCTCCCAGGCCGCCGTCGCGGCAGGAAGAGCCTGCCCCGCCGCCGGCGCCCGAGACGCACGCCGAGCCCGAAACGCACAAGGAAGCAAAAGCGCCCGCTCCGGAGCCCGCGACGAACGTCGAGCCGGTCCAGGCGCCGAGCCGTGCGCGCAGCTATGCCCCGAAGATCGTTCGTCCTGCCAAGCTCTACGGGTTCGATTTGAAATACCCGCGCATGGCTGCGTATGAACGTGTCCAGGGTGAGGTCAGCGTCCAGTGCACGATTCGCGCGGACGGCAGGAACACGAATTGCAGAATCTTGCGGGGCCTGCCTTTCCTGGACGAGCCGATCCTCCAGGCCTTGAGCGCGAGCCGGTCCGATCCGATCACGGTCGACGGAAGGCCCGTCGACAACAGTGATCACATCTGGCGTATCTCGATCACGCTGCGCGAAGGAAACGACCAACCGGCGACGGCCCGCGGCGTGCCCCTGGTGCGCTGGAAGAACGGGTTTTGACGCCCGCAGGACCGTGCGACCAAGCTCGCCGACATCTGCGCCGTGGCCCCGTCGCTCGGACGCTGCCGCGCCGCTAGCGCCGGTTTGGCACGAGGAACCCTTGCGCGTCGATCGAGACGGCGCGCTCCTTCAAGAGGTGCCCCACGGCCCGCTTGAAGGCCTTCTTGCTGAGCTGAAAAAGCGACCGGATCTGCTCCGGGCTCGACCGATCGCCGACGCGCGGCGCGCCCGGACGCCCGAGCACCACGAGCACGCGCGCCGCGTCATTCTCGATTTCCTCGTGCGCGTGTCCCCGCAACGAGAGCTCGAGCTTCCCGTCGGGCAGGATGTTCGCCACGCGGAACCGCGCCGCCTCCCCGCGGGAAAGCCCGTGCGGCTCGTACGCCGGGACGAGCCCGACGACCCGCCGCTCCAGAATGACGAACAGGCCGATGTCGGGGTCGTTCCGCCACGCCTCTCCCTCGATCCATGCGTCGAGATCGTAATCGCCCTGATCGCGTAAGAGCTCGCTCACACGCATCGTCCCGGCGAGCCGACCCCGATCGTCGAGAAACAGCCCAATCGGATGCCGCTCGCCCACGCGCACGTCACGCGTCTGCTCGCCGTACGGCACGAGCAGCTCTTTCACCAGGCCCCAATCGAAAAACGCCCCGTACCGATTGACGTCCGTCACCTGCAGGAAGGCGACCTCGTCGAGCGTCACCTTGGGCGTGCGTAACGTCGCAATGGGCCGGCCGTCCGAATCGAGATACACGAAGACGTGAAGCTCGTCCCCTTCCTTCGTGCCCTCGGGGACCTCGCTCCGCGGCAGGAGCAAGACCGGTGCATTCGGGCGCAGGTCCGTCGAATCGACGGCGAGAAACACGCCCGGCGGCCCCAGGCGCCGCACGGGCAGGGTCACGAATCGGCCGAGGAGATCATCGTAGGGCATGCGGTTTGTCGCGAACGGCCTTTACTTGGCCGGCTTCGCCTCCTTCGGGAGCGGCGCCACGGTGCCGAGGTCCCACTCCTCTTTGAACGGCGACGCGTTGTCCTTGAAGGTCAGCACATACCCGAGGCCGCCGTCGAACACCTGTTTGACCGTGCACGCCCCGAAGCGCACAACGTCCTCGGTGAGGCAAGGCGCGCCCACCGCGAGGGGTTTCGAGACATCGATGGGCGTCAGGTTCGACGTCTTGACCTTGTGCACGCTCCGCCCCTCGCGCGCCCCGTATCCGTTGCCGAACTGCGTCTCGACCGTGACCCAGGCGTCCTCGCCGCTCACCGCGAGGATCTGCGCGGCGTACGACGTATCGGTGTCCGGGCCGCCCTCGAAGCGCACCATCGCGTAACTCCCCATGCCGAGCGGCGCCTCGAACGCGAGCACCTCCTCCAGCGGGAGCTTCTCCTTGCGCAGCTTCTTCATGAACCGGAGCGCGCACGTCGCCGATTTCGCGTCCACGGCCTCGATGCGCCCGACCCAGTGGCTTTGCCCGAAATTGCAAATCGCGATCGCGCCCTTCTTGAGCCCCTTCGGCGGCGCCGCGGGCCGCGCGAGCGCCGCAGGCACCGCATACTTGTTCCCCCGCTCCTCGTAGACGACCTCGTTCGCGTCGGCCTTCGCGACGGTGACGAGCTTGATCCGGACCGCGCCGAACGACTCCTTCGTCTCCCCGAGGCGGCCCAGGTTGGGCGCGACGACCCACGCCTTCGGCGTCGTGATGGCCGCGGCCGTCTTCGGCCCATCCCAGAGCGCCCAGCGGCGAATCCCATCGGGGCCATCCGCGTCGTGGACGAGCCCCTTGGGCTTCTCGGGCTCGGCCGCGGGTTTGGCCTCGGGCGCCGCGGTCGGGGTCGCCGTCGGAGCGGCCGAGGGAGCGTCGCTCGGCGTGGTCGAGGTGGCCTTCGCCGGGTCCGCCGGGGGCGGGTTTTCCGCGGTGGAGCCGCCGCAGGCGGCGACCGTGAGGACGAGGCTTGCGAGAATCGTGGGAGAAACGAGCTTGCCGTAGGACATGTCGCCCGCGGACCCTAGTCGAGGGGGGCGCGCATCGCAATGGGCCCGAGGGGCCGTCCTCGACCTAGTCTTTTGGCCAGACGACCCCGCGCTCGCGCAGGTCCTTCACGGTGTCGGAGAGCGTCTCGATCGCGTCGCGCGGCGAGAAGCCGAGCTCCCGCGTCGCCTTCTTCGCGTCGAGGTACCAGTAATGCTGGCTCATCTCCGCGCTCACCCGGTCGAGCGGGCTCTCGGTGTTCATCCGCTTGGCGATCCGCTCCATGATCTCGGCGCCCGCCTGCGCCAAAAGCAGGCTCTTCGGCGCCTTCACGCTCGGGCCCTTCACGCCCGTCACGCGCTCGAGCATCCCGAAGAACACCTCGAACGTCAGGTTTTTCGCGCCAAGCAGGTATTTTTCGCCCGCCCGGCCCTTCTCCATCGCCGCCACCATCATCGCCGCGGCGTCCCGCGCGTCCACGAACGAAAGGCCGCCGCTCGGGATCATCGGCACGCGCTTCTCCATGAACTTCACGACGTCGCCGGTCGACGAGCCGAGCACGTCCCCGGGGCCGAGCAGGAGCGAGGGATTGACCGACACGACCTCGAACCCGGGCCCGCTGCGGTCGAGCCCCGCGCGCTCGGCATAAAGCTTCGACCGGTAATACGGCCAGCGCGCGATCACGTCCTGCGGCGCGAGCGCCGTCTCGTCGATGACCTTGGCCTCGCGGCTCACGGCAATCGTACCGCTCGTGCTCGCCAGGACGACACGCCGCACGCCCGCGGCCCGCGCCGCGTCGAGCGTGA
Protein-coding sequences here:
- the mutL gene encoding DNA mismatch repair endonuclease MutL — encoded protein: MTRPPGRVHVLPDDLANQIAAGEVVERPASVVKELVENALDARARRIRVDIEGGGVTLVRVTDDGSGMDRKDATLAVLRHATSKIGSIDDLRRIQSFGFRGEALPSIASVSRFSLRTRKPEDDEGTLVRIEGGSPADVGPCGVAAGTSIEVRDLFFNVPARRKFLRAVSTESAHVTEVVEAAALCRPDVTLVLARDGRVAREWLRTQSREERALDVFDDEPLAACRGERGPLAVEAFLSRPERARAGATRLLFFVNGRPVKDRTLARMVANAYGSVLEPGRYPVGVVHVDLPPELVDVNVHPQKAEVRFADGRAIQDALYKIIAAPLARAFGLPAPGASPWAHYHKNRAEERSLPPEPATPPPPATAFLPGLFGKGPASAPADSSGPAPFGQRKPKPVDEARPPHTTWNGSGELPPLDPRNDPSGQTIPSAPEPDPWGLAADIPPPLPPLPVPTPTPPPIAAPPRPMPYPTADERTQTAERPGAFGSLSFVAQVRRTFLVCEGQDGLFVLDQHAAAERVTFERLRRSYETRAVASQRLLIPEMVTVTAEEAAIIEEAQDAISRTGLDVSLRGVRDAAITAVPQILAARATPAVLLRDLLSELSRVGERAFSGAVDLALATMACHGSIRAGDAVSKEEAEALFRALDEVDFAGHCPHGRPVVMRIRWAELEQKVGRR
- a CDS encoding RNA polymerase sigma factor yields the protein MTHVFAAGRVHGWEAVDDAPRKLGPDERAQEALSCGDRRGALVILMQDYGAAIHRYCHKVLRSRPLADDVHQLVFIQAFEDLGTFSGSNGFRPWLYAIANHRCLDALKANRRWFSRFVFGEEPPEEMDAAPSAETQVAARDLPEALEACLGKLKPHVRIAVVLRYQEGFSYEEMSRICRERPATLQARVARAMPLLRQCLENKGVDPR
- a CDS encoding energy transducer TonB; this translates as MNTMAMCDRFERDGILQIERGQPLDPHFADCVACATAQRKYERILAALPHAEPEVQPPIGWQARVLRVSDTNAQPAPQKAPASRPLAPEIAFSFGVAALLLAGGLGVGSRDVAVDVTGEPVVEPRVTVLENEPDTVLPTPEPRALAVPTGDGSENAEPPRAPRPVAPAPPRPPSRQEEPAPPPAPETHAEPETHKEAKAPAPEPATNVEPVQAPSRARSYAPKIVRPAKLYGFDLKYPRMAAYERVQGEVSVQCTIRADGRNTNCRILRGLPFLDEPILQALSASRSDPITVDGRPVDNSDHIWRISITLREGNDQPATARGVPLVRWKNGF
- a CDS encoding CvfB family protein, giving the protein MPYDDLLGRFVTLPVRRLGPPGVFLAVDSTDLRPNAPVLLLPRSEVPEGTKEGDELHVFVYLDSDGRPIATLRTPKVTLDEVAFLQVTDVNRYGAFFDWGLVKELLVPYGEQTRDVRVGERHPIGLFLDDRGRLAGTMRVSELLRDQGDYDLDAWIEGEAWRNDPDIGLFVILERRVVGLVPAYEPHGLSRGEAARFRVANILPDGKLELSLRGHAHEEIENDAARVLVVLGRPGAPRVGDRSSPEQIRSLFQLSKKAFKRAVGHLLKERAVSIDAQGFLVPNRR
- a CDS encoding NAD-dependent epimerase/dehydratase family protein produces the protein MSRYLVTGATGFLGRHLVSVLLSGGHQVVALCRKESAGFAGKEGFSVARGDVLDAESVKRAAEGCEGLFHCAGRVSRRPEDAEALFRVHVEGTKITLDAARAAGVRRVVLASTSGTIAVSREAKVIDETALAPQDVIARWPYYRSKLYAERAGLDRSGPGFEVVSVNPSLLLGPGDVLGSSTGDVVKFMEKRVPMIPSGGLSFVDARDAAAMMVAAMEKGRAGEKYLLGAKNLTFEVFFGMLERVTGVKGPSVKAPKSLLLAQAGAEIMERIAKRMNTESPLDRVSAEMSQHYWYLDAKKATRELGFSPRDAIETLSDTVKDLRERGVVWPKD